One segment of Nostoc flagelliforme CCNUN1 DNA contains the following:
- a CDS encoding ferritin-like domain-containing protein, whose amino-acid sequence MKLGSVEHKELFCQSFMESYREYEPENLPWPDLDDTALTLLRSIPFWDKALDTERQAGAIVSGYAAMVNDPILQKTIALQGKEESRHARLLQTLINRYGIELPERQPIEVPQNIEPVFTRFGFEECLDTFFAYGLFAIARESNVFPESIFTIFDPIIDEETRHIVFFVNWFTYTQIHRGQGFTPLRSVKTLWHYGKALSNLIAVFGNDDPSKTGFAVTGTDIFTKDLTIEKFLSICLSENQRRMSKYDPRLLKPQLLPRLASIALRILELIPKRKLETVERASA is encoded by the coding sequence ATGAAACTTGGTTCTGTTGAGCATAAGGAATTATTCTGCCAGAGCTTTATGGAAAGCTACAGGGAATACGAGCCTGAAAATCTCCCATGGCCAGATTTGGACGATACAGCCTTGACTTTGCTACGCAGTATTCCCTTCTGGGATAAAGCTTTGGATACAGAGCGACAAGCCGGAGCAATAGTTAGTGGTTACGCAGCGATGGTGAATGATCCTATTTTACAAAAGACGATCGCTCTGCAAGGTAAAGAAGAATCGCGCCACGCCCGCCTACTTCAAACATTAATTAACCGTTACGGCATTGAACTGCCAGAGCGTCAACCTATTGAAGTTCCCCAAAATATTGAGCCAGTCTTTACGCGCTTTGGCTTTGAAGAGTGCCTGGATACCTTCTTTGCTTATGGGCTATTTGCGATCGCTCGTGAATCTAATGTGTTTCCTGAGTCAATCTTCACAATCTTTGATCCGATCATAGATGAAGAGACACGCCATATTGTCTTTTTTGTCAACTGGTTTACCTATACACAAATTCATCGTGGTCAGGGATTTACCCCTCTGCGGAGTGTCAAAACCCTCTGGCATTACGGCAAGGCACTCAGCAATTTGATTGCCGTCTTTGGCAATGATGACCCCAGTAAGACAGGCTTTGCCGTCACGGGTACTGACATTTTTACCAAAGACCTCACAATCGAAAAATTTCTCAGCATTTGTCTATCAGAAAATCAGCGCCGGATGAGCAAGTATGATCCGCGACTACTGAAACCGCAATTACTACCCAGACTTGCCAGTATCGCCCTCCGCATCCTTGAGTTAATACCCAAACGTAAACTTGAAACCGTCGAGAGGGCTAGTGCCTAA
- a CDS encoding 5'-methylthioadenosine/S-adenosylhomocysteine nucleosidase family protein translates to MPNFLPITTILVPQGAEYKAVCRGLSGVTGSIPTVVAIPVGMKPLLKYLQQGEFLAPSRVLIMGICGSLSDRYTVGDIVLYQDCVYQGKRLECDRSFTAQLHSELSEKASLVKSMTSDRVIWSAAEKRCLGNMAAADVVDMEGFTALEFFNGAGVTVAMLRVVSDDCQHDIPDLTPAINSDGSLNPLPLAMGMLRQPLAATRLIRGSLTALKVLKQVTNRLFSSNKLE, encoded by the coding sequence GTGCCTAATTTTTTGCCCATCACCACAATTCTGGTACCTCAGGGAGCAGAATATAAAGCTGTCTGTCGCGGATTAAGCGGCGTTACTGGTTCTATCCCAACAGTAGTAGCTATACCTGTTGGGATGAAGCCTTTACTTAAATACCTACAACAAGGAGAATTTTTAGCTCCATCCAGAGTGCTGATTATGGGTATCTGTGGCAGCTTGAGCGATCGCTATACAGTTGGTGATATTGTCCTGTATCAAGATTGTGTTTATCAAGGGAAGCGGCTGGAGTGCGATCGCTCTTTCACAGCACAATTACACTCTGAATTATCAGAAAAAGCCTCATTAGTCAAGTCTATGACAAGCGATCGCGTAATTTGGTCTGCTGCCGAAAAACGCTGTTTAGGTAATATGGCTGCTGCTGATGTTGTTGATATGGAAGGATTTACCGCCCTAGAGTTTTTCAATGGGGCTGGAGTTACAGTGGCAATGCTGCGAGTAGTCAGCGACGATTGTCAGCACGATATCCCCGATCTCACACCAGCAATTAACTCTGATGGCTCCCTAAATCCTTTGCCTTTAGCGATGGGAATGCTTCGACAACCCCTTGCTGCGACTCGGCTGATTCGAGGTTCGTTAACAGCATTAAAGGTGTTAAAGCAGGTTACAAATCGTCTCTTTTCTAGCAATAAACTGGAATAA
- a CDS encoding transposase: MSDPTHRIVFHYTPKHSSWLNQIEIWFSILVRKLLKRASFLSKDDLKTRILDFISYFNQTMAKPFKWTYKGKVLAI; the protein is encoded by the coding sequence TTGAGTGACCCAACGCATCGAATAGTTTTCCACTACACCCCCAAACATTCTTCTTGGCTGAACCAAATTGAAATTTGGTTTAGTATTTTAGTTCGCAAGCTACTCAAACGCGCCAGTTTTCTCAGTAAGGATGATTTAAAAACTCGAATTCTCGATTTCATCAGCTACTTTAATCAAACAATGGCTAAACCTTTCAAGTGGACATACAAAGGTAAAGTTTTGGCTATTTAA
- a CDS encoding transposase — MENITTLYTSAIERNQNGERTISIDEMTGIQATERHEIDLPMRPGKVQKTEFEYIRHGTQTLIANFDVATGKIMEPTCGDTRTEEDFAQHIRRTIETDPDAKKWNLIMDCLNTHQSESLVRLVCELEGLDIDLGVKGESGILQSMKTIRCFFE; from the coding sequence TTGGAAAACATTACGACTTTATATACCAGTGCAATTGAGCGTAACCAAAACGGAGAGCGCACAATTTCTATTGATGAGATGACGGGTATTCAAGCGACTGAGCGCCATGAAATTGACTTACCGATGCGACCGGGGAAAGTCCAAAAAACGGAGTTTGAGTACATTCGTCATGGCACACAAACTTTAATCGCTAATTTTGATGTTGCCACAGGTAAAATTATGGAACCGACTTGTGGAGATACAAGAACTGAAGAAGATTTTGCCCAACACATTCGTCGAACAATTGAAACTGACCCAGATGCCAAGAAGTGGAATTTGATTATGGACTGTTTAAATACTCATCAGTCTGAATCATTGGTTCGTCTTGTTTGTGAACTTGAAGGGTTAGACATCGACCTTGGTGTAAAAGGTGAAAGTGGTATCCTCCAATCAATGAAAACTATTCGCTGCTTTTTTGAGTGA
- a CDS encoding helix-turn-helix domain-containing protein, whose amino-acid sequence MARLAPKVLNLNDCERDELQQLINRHNTPQQIALRAKIVLLASCGKNHREIARTLGVGVDMARLWRNRWLETSSQELSVTQRLQDLERVGAPVKFSMEQVIELFALACSPPDEYGRPISHWTPRELADEIIKQGIIESISVRHVGRLLEEAELKPHAYSLLVNPPL is encoded by the coding sequence GTGGCGCGATTAGCCCCAAAAGTCTTAAATTTGAATGATTGTGAGCGGGATGAACTGCAACAGTTGATCAACCGACACAATACACCACAGCAAATAGCACTACGAGCGAAAATCGTTTTATTAGCGTCATGCGGGAAAAATCATCGTGAAATAGCCAGAACGTTGGGTGTTGGAGTGGATATGGCTCGTTTATGGCGAAACCGATGGTTGGAAACTAGCTCCCAAGAACTATCGGTAACTCAAAGGTTGCAAGACTTAGAACGTGTTGGCGCACCTGTCAAGTTTAGTATGGAGCAAGTAATTGAGTTATTCGCACTCGCATGTTCACCACCCGATGAATACGGACGACCAATAAGCCATTGGACACCACGAGAACTTGCGGACGAGATCATCAAACAAGGCATTATCGAAAGCATATCTGTCCGGCATGTTGGAAGATTACTAGAGGAAGCAGAGCTTAAGCCCCACGCCTATTCGCTACTGGTTAACCCCCCCCTGTAG
- a CDS encoding nuclear transport factor 2 family protein has protein sequence MSSEKTTELPLWVQDRDIVIAHDEEVQWREGKRPDYSYTNEFLHQESKFQHPEGSLEAIAQNLVRNFEMEASNKSDPQQWLSIVTEKFKMSTNGGQQYTAQDVAVEGTYNLFLGESEQYSSETETFESSFQVFHNAFPNGFLWELTEVLSGPPNVTFKWRHWGTFNGSYKDYAPTGETIEIVGVSIARVSEDLKIESLEHYFDNNVFLQKLTAGGCPFHSQK, from the coding sequence ATGAGCAGCGAAAAAACTACAGAATTACCGCTCTGGGTACAAGATAGAGATATAGTCATTGCTCATGATGAAGAAGTACAGTGGCGAGAAGGAAAACGCCCGGATTATTCTTATACCAATGAATTTCTTCATCAAGAGAGTAAATTTCAGCATCCAGAAGGTTCTTTAGAAGCAATCGCACAAAACTTAGTCCGAAATTTTGAGATGGAAGCTTCTAATAAATCTGATCCTCAACAGTGGCTTTCAATTGTTACTGAGAAGTTTAAGATGAGTACCAATGGAGGACAACAATACACTGCTCAGGATGTCGCAGTCGAAGGTACTTATAATCTCTTCTTGGGTGAAAGTGAGCAATATAGCTCTGAAACAGAAACCTTTGAATCTTCATTTCAGGTTTTTCATAATGCTTTTCCTAATGGCTTCCTTTGGGAATTAACAGAAGTCCTTTCGGGGCCACCTAATGTTACTTTTAAGTGGCGGCATTGGGGAACATTTAATGGTTCCTATAAAGACTATGCACCCACAGGGGAAACAATAGAAATCGTAGGAGTTAGTATTGCTCGCGTGAGTGAGGATTTGAAGATTGAATCTTTAGAGCATTATTTTGATAATAATGTCTTTCTTCAAAAATTAACCGCAGGGGGTTGTCCCTTCCATTCCCAAAAGTAG
- a CDS encoding putative bifunctional diguanylate cyclase/phosphodiesterase, producing the protein MKLNHKLYLYSFLANFGWLKKSYTSKIMLVAFLGTHVPLLTLLLSFVISNSYSLEMAARVMIIALLATLAGTAATLYALNHLLKPVILTSATLQNYLNTKTLPELPTEFPDEAGTLMADTSQTLHKLDELIHYISNYDDLTGLPNRDLFCDRVHQILSQPENNQRLVAVFLLSIDDFTGISHGLEHEAINLLLRAVAQRLSTCITQTDILAHLSGDEFALVRTEIHSFESVIKLSQVLLSTLSKPFSVGGNSIHITASIGITINDLNECNSVDQLLQQAHIALYQAKQQGRSQYQFYSPEINTQLQERLTLENELHGALERNEMVVYYQPLIDLHSGQITAVEALIRWQHPTLGMISPAKFIPIAEANGAIVQIGEWVLRTACAQNRAWQLAGFTPIRMSVNLSARQFEQPYLVEVINQILEETELQASNLELEVTESFLMGNIERSIKTLKQLREVGIWLALDDFGTGYSSLSYLKRFPVNILKIDRSFVQDVVSNPDSAAVTDAIIALAKSLRLSITAEGVETQEQLDYLKMQGCDEGQGYYFSRPVPAEIIAPMLQKISQQMEVIAG; encoded by the coding sequence ATGAAACTCAATCACAAGCTCTACCTCTACTCGTTCTTAGCTAATTTCGGATGGCTCAAAAAAAGTTACACCTCTAAAATCATGTTGGTGGCATTTTTGGGCACTCATGTACCACTTTTGACCTTACTTTTGAGTTTCGTCATCTCAAACTCCTATTCTTTGGAGATGGCGGCGCGAGTTATGATTATTGCTCTGTTGGCGACGTTAGCGGGTACAGCCGCCACCCTCTATGCGCTAAACCATCTCCTCAAACCGGTCATTTTGACATCTGCTACATTACAAAATTATCTAAACACCAAAACCCTACCTGAATTGCCGACAGAATTTCCTGATGAAGCGGGTACATTGATGGCGGATACTTCACAAACTCTTCACAAATTAGATGAGTTAATTCACTACATCAGTAATTATGATGATCTGACTGGATTGCCCAATCGTGATTTATTCTGCGATCGCGTCCATCAAATTCTATCCCAACCTGAAAACAACCAGCGCCTTGTAGCTGTCTTTTTGCTAAGTATTGATGATTTCACTGGGATAAGTCATGGGTTGGAGCATGAGGCAATAAATTTGTTGTTAAGAGCAGTTGCTCAGAGGTTATCAACCTGCATAACACAAACAGATATTCTTGCCCATTTGAGCGGAGATGAATTTGCCCTTGTCCGAACAGAGATTCATTCTTTTGAAAGTGTGATTAAGCTATCTCAGGTGCTGTTGAGTACCCTAAGCAAACCTTTTTCTGTTGGAGGTAACTCGATTCATATCACCGCCAGCATTGGGATTACAATTAATGACTTAAATGAGTGCAATAGTGTAGACCAACTCTTGCAGCAGGCTCATATAGCGCTTTACCAGGCGAAGCAGCAAGGGCGTAGCCAATACCAATTCTATTCGCCGGAAATTAATACTCAATTACAGGAGCGACTGACATTAGAAAATGAATTACATGGGGCGCTTGAGCGCAACGAAATGGTGGTTTATTATCAACCTCTAATTGATTTACATAGCGGACAAATTACAGCTGTGGAAGCGTTGATTCGCTGGCAGCATCCTACTTTAGGTATGATTTCTCCAGCAAAGTTTATTCCGATTGCAGAAGCCAATGGTGCGATCGTACAAATTGGCGAATGGGTTTTGCGAACTGCTTGCGCCCAAAACCGTGCTTGGCAGCTTGCTGGATTTACCCCAATTAGAATGTCTGTGAATCTTTCAGCTCGACAGTTTGAACAACCATATCTAGTTGAGGTCATCAACCAAATTCTTGAGGAGACTGAACTTCAAGCATCTAATCTGGAACTGGAAGTAACAGAAAGCTTCTTAATGGGTAATATTGAGCGATCAATTAAAACCTTAAAACAATTACGAGAAGTGGGTATATGGTTGGCTCTAGACGACTTCGGCACTGGTTATTCCTCCCTAAGCTACTTGAAGCGCTTTCCTGTGAATATACTGAAGATTGATCGGTCATTTGTGCAGGATGTCGTGTCCAATCCTGATAGCGCTGCCGTCACCGATGCCATTATTGCCCTTGCAAAAAGTCTCCGGTTGAGTATTACCGCAGAGGGTGTGGAAACGCAAGAACAGCTTGACTACCTGAAAATGCAGGGATGTGATGAAGGTCAGGGTTACTACTTCAGTCGTCCTGTCCCTGCTGAGATAATTGCCCCGATGTTGCAGAAAATTTCTCAGCAGATGGAGGTAATTGCAGGATAG
- a CDS encoding helix-turn-helix transcriptional regulator, with the protein MIALQALFHAIAQAKDEETLRSHIPAEMSEYFSATRCGLFFFAQIPLLNSKLQKALQVALSPQHNPVARYLLEHHAPVHEALVVEPKTWRLICPRADHWHVMAGPIVSNGQLVGVVGFTRKQGMPAFDSQNLTDLSALCLHISTWVAMARLQQPLLLQTERLTPREMQIASLVAQGQTNAEISAELWITENSVKQALKRMFRKLEVSSRTQMVAKLSTVSK; encoded by the coding sequence ATGATTGCCTTACAAGCTCTATTTCATGCAATTGCTCAAGCTAAAGATGAAGAGACATTGCGATCGCACATACCCGCAGAAATGAGTGAGTATTTTTCAGCTACACGATGTGGGCTGTTTTTCTTTGCTCAAATTCCTCTACTTAACAGCAAGCTCCAAAAAGCGCTGCAAGTTGCATTATCACCCCAACACAATCCAGTTGCACGCTACTTGCTAGAACACCATGCCCCTGTTCATGAAGCTTTAGTAGTAGAACCTAAGACGTGGAGGTTGATTTGTCCTCGCGCTGATCACTGGCACGTTATGGCAGGGCCAATTGTCAGCAATGGCCAGTTAGTGGGCGTGGTAGGTTTTACCCGTAAGCAAGGAATGCCTGCATTTGACTCACAAAATCTCACAGATTTGAGTGCGCTTTGTCTGCACATTTCTACTTGGGTAGCAATGGCGCGACTGCAACAACCATTACTATTACAGACAGAGCGTTTAACGCCTCGTGAAATGCAAATTGCTTCCTTGGTAGCTCAAGGACAAACCAATGCAGAAATTAGTGCTGAACTTTGGATTACTGAAAATTCTGTCAAGCAAGCCTTAAAAAGGATGTTTCGCAAGCTTGAGGTTTCATCTCGTACTCAGATGGTTGCAAAGCTTTCCACAGTTTCAAAATAA
- a CDS encoding DUF6220 domain-containing protein — protein MTVNSGIDDTQISGRWIQISFFIAVVFFNLCLAIQVFSVGMAYFYNSDWWNLHIWLVRGYSGFSLILLIWVFLMPFPPRVQRLTAGIPVLLGLQFLTIHLKTSFPLAVFHPLIGFSLFSISTTLVHRTSHIVFPNHNQD, from the coding sequence ATGACTGTAAATTCTGGCATTGATGATACACAGATATCCGGGCGCTGGATTCAAATCAGTTTTTTTATCGCAGTAGTGTTTTTCAATCTCTGTTTAGCAATCCAAGTATTCAGTGTTGGAATGGCTTACTTTTACAACTCTGATTGGTGGAACCTACATATTTGGCTGGTGCGAGGATATAGCGGATTCTCACTAATTTTGTTGATATGGGTGTTTTTGATGCCATTTCCCCCAAGAGTTCAGCGCCTGACAGCAGGTATCCCAGTGCTGCTGGGACTGCAATTTCTCACAATTCACTTGAAAACTTCTTTTCCTTTAGCGGTTTTCCACCCACTCATCGGCTTTTCCTTATTTTCTATTTCTACAACCCTAGTTCATCGGACATCACACATCGTATTTCCCAACCACAACCAAGATTAA
- a CDS encoding sulfurtransferase — MSQYAHPSVLVDTQWLANHLNDPNISIIEVDISPKPYKNAHIPGAVFWNFFRDLLLPDLKMNWDAIAFEKLMARSGITNDTTVIAYGSYPGTGAWIFWLLQVFGHENVKVLNGGYQKWKSESRPLATELSTFSATDYRAKATDASLRVLHDEVKASIARSDCVLLDVRTLQEYCGEWFFDQPPKEGELTGHIPGAVHLEHILTLNENGTFKSFDELKNLYTSKGITADREVFPYCAIGGRSGYTWFVLKYLLGYPNVRNYDGSWNEWSRLPDVTIEK, encoded by the coding sequence ATGTCTCAATATGCTCATCCATCCGTTCTTGTTGATACCCAGTGGCTAGCAAATCATCTCAACGATCCAAACATCAGCATTATTGAAGTGGATATCAGTCCAAAGCCGTACAAAAATGCTCACATACCTGGTGCTGTCTTCTGGAACTTCTTTAGAGATTTACTATTGCCCGATTTAAAAATGAATTGGGATGCCATCGCTTTTGAGAAGCTAATGGCACGTTCAGGCATCACCAATGACACGACAGTGATTGCCTATGGCAGTTATCCTGGAACCGGAGCCTGGATTTTTTGGTTGTTGCAAGTCTTTGGGCATGAAAATGTAAAAGTTCTCAATGGTGGCTACCAGAAATGGAAGTCAGAAAGTCGTCCGCTAGCAACTGAGTTATCCACGTTTTCTGCCACTGATTACCGTGCCAAAGCTACTGATGCTAGTCTAAGAGTATTACATGATGAAGTTAAAGCATCAATTGCTCGAAGCGATTGCGTGTTGTTGGATGTCCGAACACTTCAAGAATATTGTGGTGAATGGTTTTTCGATCAGCCGCCAAAAGAAGGTGAACTTACTGGGCATATTCCAGGTGCAGTCCATCTTGAGCATATCTTAACTCTCAATGAGAATGGAACTTTTAAATCATTCGACGAATTGAAAAATCTTTATACCAGTAAAGGCATTACGGCTGATCGGGAAGTGTTTCCCTACTGTGCGATCGGTGGGCGTTCTGGATATACCTGGTTTGTTTTAAAGTATTTATTAGGCTATCCGAATGTTCGGAATTACGATGGCTCTTGGAATGAGTGGAGCCGCCTGCCTGATGTAACTATAGAGAAATAG
- a CDS encoding site-2 protease family protein, producing MNGTIRVGNLFGIPFYIHPSWFLVLGLVTWSYSSGLGAQFPQLSAGLALLLGLMTALMLFASVVAHELGHSFVAIRQGIDVKSITLFIFGGLASLEKESKTPGEAFWVAIAGPLVSFLLCGIVTAIGVTTTASGPLAAILGVLASVNLALALFNLIPGLPLDGGNILKAIVWKITGNPYKGVTFASRVGQIFGWVAILSGLVPLILFGSAGNFWNLLVGFFLLQNAGNSAQFARVQEKLTGLTAEDAVTHDSPIVSANLTLREFADERVMSGQNWHRFLVTDDDGQLVGAIAVDNLRTIPTALWSETQVKEVMRPITESTTVQSDQPLLEVMQLLEQQKLSVLPVIRKNGVLVGILEKAAIIQLLQSRTQPNPA from the coding sequence ATGAATGGCACAATTCGCGTTGGTAATCTCTTCGGAATTCCCTTCTATATCCATCCGTCATGGTTTTTAGTTCTGGGTTTAGTAACTTGGAGCTATAGCAGTGGACTGGGGGCACAATTTCCGCAATTGTCTGCGGGATTAGCTTTGCTACTGGGATTGATGACAGCGCTGATGTTATTTGCCTCTGTCGTCGCCCATGAATTAGGCCACAGTTTTGTTGCAATTCGTCAGGGAATTGATGTCAAATCTATCACGCTGTTTATATTTGGCGGTTTGGCTAGCTTAGAAAAAGAGTCAAAAACCCCAGGTGAAGCTTTCTGGGTAGCGATCGCAGGGCCTTTAGTTAGTTTCCTACTATGCGGTATCGTTACAGCTATTGGTGTTACTACTACTGCATCAGGGCCGTTAGCTGCAATTCTTGGTGTTTTAGCTTCTGTAAACTTGGCATTAGCCCTGTTTAACCTGATTCCTGGCTTACCCTTAGATGGCGGAAATATACTAAAAGCCATTGTTTGGAAAATCACAGGCAATCCTTATAAAGGTGTAACCTTTGCTAGTCGAGTTGGGCAAATCTTTGGTTGGGTAGCAATTCTTTCAGGTCTAGTTCCCCTAATATTATTTGGCAGCGCCGGTAACTTCTGGAATTTGTTAGTTGGCTTCTTCTTGTTGCAAAATGCTGGTAATTCGGCTCAATTTGCCAGAGTGCAAGAAAAACTCACAGGTTTGACTGCTGAAGATGCTGTAACTCATGATAGTCCGATTGTATCTGCTAATCTTACCCTGAGAGAGTTTGCCGATGAGCGAGTTATGAGTGGGCAAAACTGGCATCGGTTTTTAGTGACTGATGATGATGGACAATTAGTAGGTGCGATCGCAGTTGATAATTTACGAACCATCCCAACAGCACTGTGGTCAGAAACTCAAGTAAAAGAAGTCATGCGACCAATTACCGAATCTACCACAGTTCAATCCGATCAACCTCTGCTGGAAGTCATGCAGTTACTCGAACAACAAAAGCTATCTGTGCTTCCTGTGATTCGTAAGAATGGTGTCCTAGTTGGAATCTTAGAAAAAGCTGCTATTATCCAGCTACTTCAAAGTCGAACCCAACCTAACCCTGCATAG
- a CDS encoding PEP-CTERM sorting domain-containing protein — protein sequence MTVVNGNFEVGTFSNWRTIGDTRIETAALGTGTSEGTFQALLTTGASASGGSVEQSDLEEFLNFSSGLLDNLGNGDATEGSAIKQTFTANAGDVLTFNWNFLTSEGTPSSFNDFAFFGVSPFALELADTNSSGFFGTSAVNFSEETGFQTISVSIAQTGTYTLNFGVVDVGDTSVDSALIVDNIQVLSFGSIASNNDVLFGAQGFVGESPLSSSAITNVEQLISSNAIGTGRDATF from the coding sequence ATGACAGTTGTCAACGGCAATTTTGAGGTTGGTACTTTCAGCAATTGGCGAACTATCGGTGATACCAGGATTGAGACAGCAGCTTTGGGAACTGGTACTAGCGAAGGCACTTTTCAAGCCTTACTTACCACTGGTGCTAGCGCTTCTGGGGGTTCAGTTGAGCAATCAGATTTGGAAGAATTTCTCAATTTCTCATCTGGTCTGTTGGATAATCTAGGCAATGGAGATGCGACAGAAGGTTCTGCAATTAAACAAACTTTTACAGCCAATGCTGGCGATGTCTTGACTTTTAATTGGAACTTCTTGACTAGCGAGGGAACTCCATCTTCTTTTAACGATTTTGCGTTTTTCGGGGTCAGTCCTTTTGCTTTGGAATTAGCAGATACTAATTCGAGCGGTTTTTTCGGCACTTCAGCCGTCAATTTTAGTGAAGAAACAGGTTTTCAAACTATTTCTGTTAGCATTGCTCAAACTGGAACCTACACTTTAAATTTCGGGGTTGTAGATGTTGGCGATACTAGTGTTGATTCGGCATTAATAGTTGACAACATCCAAGTTCTGTCCTTCGGTAGCATTGCTTCAAACAATGATGTCCTATTTGGAGCCCAAGGTTTTGTGGGTGAGTCACCCTTGAGTAGTTCTGCAATTACTAATGTTGAACAGCTTATTAGCAGTAACGCCATAGGCACAGGGAGAGACGCGACTTTCTAA
- the nagA gene encoding N-acetylglucosamine-6-phosphate deacetylase, translating to MTQATQNPVDIINARVPGYKDLQMLLVNQEGIIEEILPMGTVEMHRCTSLLDVAGDWISLGGVDLQINGALGLAFPELTAENAHILQKISQFLWDVGVDGFLPTLVTTSVENIQRSLAIIAEVIPSQQAGAKILGVHLEGPFLNFQKRGAHPAEYLLPLTIDQIKRVLGNYAHVVKVITLAPELDLTGEVIPYLRSLGIIVSLGHSQATAAQAQRAFEEGATMVTHAFNAMPALHHREPGLLGAAITHPDVMCGFIADGEHVSPTMLQILLRASYQEKGLFLVSDALSPLGLPDGVYPWDSRQIEVKKGTVRLADGTLSGTTLPLLVGVQNLVKWGICDVESAILLATNAPRKAIGLPEIVKSQPANLLRWHWDNTTKELTWRRVLTAEMVKKPGGWNLSVTLNSI from the coding sequence ATGACCCAAGCAACACAAAATCCTGTAGATATTATCAATGCTAGAGTGCCTGGTTATAAAGATTTGCAGATGCTCTTGGTTAACCAAGAGGGCATAATTGAGGAAATCTTGCCAATGGGTACGGTAGAGATGCACAGATGTACGTCTCTACTAGATGTAGCAGGTGACTGGATTTCTTTAGGCGGCGTTGATTTGCAAATTAACGGTGCCTTGGGTTTGGCATTTCCCGAATTGACGGCTGAAAATGCTCATATACTCCAAAAAATCTCACAATTTTTGTGGGATGTTGGGGTAGATGGATTTTTACCTACACTTGTGACAACTTCAGTAGAAAATATTCAGCGATCGCTTGCTATTATTGCTGAGGTTATCCCCAGTCAACAAGCTGGTGCCAAGATTCTCGGAGTACATCTAGAAGGCCCATTTTTGAATTTCCAAAAGCGCGGCGCACACCCAGCAGAGTATTTGTTACCCCTAACAATTGATCAGATAAAGCGGGTTTTGGGGAATTATGCTCATGTTGTGAAAGTTATCACCTTAGCACCAGAGTTAGATTTAACTGGTGAAGTAATTCCATATTTGCGTTCTCTGGGGATTATTGTCAGTTTAGGACATTCTCAAGCAACAGCTGCCCAAGCGCAACGTGCCTTTGAGGAGGGTGCAACGATGGTAACTCATGCTTTCAACGCCATGCCAGCACTACATCACCGCGAACCAGGATTATTAGGGGCAGCAATTACCCATCCTGATGTAATGTGTGGTTTTATTGCTGATGGTGAACACGTTTCGCCCACGATGCTGCAAATTTTACTTCGCGCTAGCTATCAAGAGAAAGGGCTGTTCCTCGTCAGCGATGCCCTTTCACCTCTGGGGCTACCCGATGGGGTGTATCCTTGGGACAGTCGGCAAATTGAAGTTAAAAAGGGTACGGTACGACTGGCGGATGGCACTTTGTCGGGGACGACTTTACCTTTGTTGGTGGGAGTGCAGAATTTGGTGAAGTGGGGAATTTGTGACGTGGAAAGTGCAATTTTACTAGCTACTAATGCACCTAGAAAAGCGATTGGTTTACCAGAAATTGTCAAGAGTCAACCCGCTAATTTATTACGCTGGCATTGGGATAACACTACAAAAGAATTAACTTGGCGACGTGTTCTTACCGCAGAGATGGTGAAGAAGCCAGGAGGTTGGAATTTATCGGTTACTCTCAACTCCATCTAA